The genomic window ATTTTGATATAATCTGATATCTCTAATTGTTTATCTATATCTGAACTAGTAAGCTTTTGCCCATTCGTTATATGAGCTGTAAGAAAAAGTAGAAGTAGTATTTTTATAGTTTGTAAATATTTCATCAAATAAGAGAAATTTAAATCAAAAGGTTTTCTACGGCATATTTTATAAGATCAGCTTTTGAATCAATTTGTAGTTTTGCTCTAATATTTTTGGTATGTGTTTTTACTGTTTCATGACTAATAAAAAGAATTTCTGATATTGTTTTCATGCTTTTGCCTTCTGCCACTAGTCGTATAATTTGTTCTTCTCTAGGCGATACAACAGTCTTTTCAATAGTCTGAACGCTCATCACTCCATTCAATTTTGAGGTAAAATATTGCCCTCCATTGGTAATTGTAGTAATTGCTTCAGTAAAAGTAGACATATCATCATCTTTAAGAATATAGCCATCGATATTTAATCTATTGGCTTTTCTTAAAATTGATGGTTTAGAATGCATGGAAACAATTAAATACTTCGTATCAACTGTCTTTTCTTTCGCTCTCTCAATAAACTCAAAGCCTTTCATTTCAGGCATATCCATATCTACCAATATTATTTGATATTCATTAAGGTCGTATTTTTCAAGAGTTTCTTTTGGATCAAAACAAACGTCAACATCAGCATTCAAGAGATTTTTTAATATTTGTTCAATCCCAGTACAAAAAAGAACATGATCGTCGACAATTAGTATTTTTAGTTTTTCCATAGCAATTCAATTTCTCAAATATATTAAATGAATGCTTTCAAGAACATCACTATTTTGGGTGATTTTAATGCAATTCGTACCTTTGTCCACTCATCAAAAAAAAGAACGTGGCATTTCCATATCATCAAACCAATCTTCCGGTAAAAGATATTATACCTGAAGTTCATCAAGTTTTAGAAAATCAAAATACGCTTATTTTAAAAGCACCTCCGGGCGCAGGTAAAAGTACTTTATTGCCCCTTGCTTTATTGGGACAAAAGTGGCTCGGAGATCAGAAAATCTTAATGCTTGAACCAAGACGTTTAGCAGCAAAATCAATTGCTGAAAGAATGTCTGACATGTTGGGTGAAAAAGTTGGAAATACGGTTGGCTATAGAGTCCGATTCGATACTAAAATATCTGATAAGACAAAGATAGAAGTGGTTACTGAGGGTATTCTGACTAGAATGATTCATCATGACAACACTTTAGAAGATGTTGGAATCATTATTTTTGATGAATTCCATGAACGCAGTATTCATGCTGATGTAGCCATGGCGCTTTCTAGAGAAATACAGAAGGTGATTAGAGAAGATCTAAGGATTTTGGTCATGTCAGCCACAATGGATATGCCACAATTGTCACTAATGCTCGATCAGGCTCCGATAATAGAAAGTAAAGGAAAAATGTATCCTGTAGACATTAACTATGTTGGTGATATTGATCGTTATCTCATCCCTGAACTTACTGCAAAAACGGTTATTGATGCAGCAAAAAAACATGATGGAGATATTCTTTGTTTTTTACCTGGCCAAGGCGAAATCAGAAAATGTGAGGAGATCTTAAGGGGTGCACTTCGTGAGTTTTCTATTCACCCGCTTTATGGTCAATTACCATTTCATGTTCAGCAAAAGGCAATTTTTCCACATCCTCAAGGGAAAAGAAAAGTAGTTTTGGCTACTAACATTGCAGAAACCAGTTTAACCATCGAAGGAGTGAAAATTGTAGTCGATTCTGGCTTTACAAGAACTCAAGTTTTTGATGCCAACTCAGGGCTTTCAAAATTAACTACTGAACAAATTTCTGAAGATGCCGCAGATCAAAGAAGTGGTCGTGCTGGACGTCTTTCAGAGGGTGTTTGT from Flammeovirga yaeyamensis includes these protein-coding regions:
- a CDS encoding response regulator transcription factor, whose product is MEKLKILIVDDHVLFCTGIEQILKNLLNADVDVCFDPKETLEKYDLNEYQIILVDMDMPEMKGFEFIERAKEKTVDTKYLIVSMHSKPSILRKANRLNIDGYILKDDDMSTFTEAITTITNGGQYFTSKLNGVMSVQTIEKTVVSPREEQIIRLVAEGKSMKTISEILFISHETVKTHTKNIRAKLQIDSKADLIKYAVENLLI